One stretch of Arachis duranensis cultivar V14167 chromosome 1, aradu.V14167.gnm2.J7QH, whole genome shotgun sequence DNA includes these proteins:
- the LOC107480786 gene encoding probable esterase D14L translates to MGIVEEAHNVRIVGVEGNNNQIVLLAHGFGTDQSVWKHLVPHLIEEYRVILYDNMGAGTTNPDYYDFERYSTLQGFVYDLLAILEELQVQSCIFVGHSLSAMVGVIASISHPHLFSKLILLSASPRFLNDTDYYGGFHQEDLTQLFDGIRSNYKAWCSGFAPLVVGGDMDSVAVQEFSRTLFNMRPDIALSLAQTIFQFDMREFLSLVTVPCHIIQSTKDLAVPVVVAEYMQQNLGGKSIVEVMPTEGHLPQLSSPDIVIPVLLNHIRHNISS, encoded by the exons ATGGGGATTGTGGAAGAAGCACACAACGTGAGAATAGTGGGAGTAGAGGGGAATAATAACCAAATTGTGTTGCTGGCTCATGGATTTGGGACTGACCAATCTGTGTGGAAACACCTTGTTCCACATTTAATTGAAGAGTATCGTGTGATCCTTTATGATAACATGGGTGCTGGTACTACAAACCCAGATTACTATGACTTTGAACGATATTCTACTCTCCAAGGATTTGTTTATGATCTACTTGCTATTTTGGAAGAGCTTCAGGTTCAATCTTGCATCTTCGTTGGTCACTCTCTTTCGGCTATGGTTGGTGTCATCGCTTCAATTTCTCATCCTCATCTTTTCTCTAAGCTTATCTTGCTCTCTGCTTCTCCAAG GTTTTTAAATGATACGGATTACTATGGTGGCTTCCACCAAGAAGACCTGACCCAACTATTCGACGGAATCCGCTCAAATTACAAAGCATGGTGCTCCGGCTTCGCGCCACTGGTGGTTGGTGGCGACATGGACTCAGTGGCAGTGCAAGAGTTTAGCAGGACATTGTTCAACATGAGGCCGGACATAGCTCTAAGTTTGGCACAAACCATATTTCAATTTGACATGAGGGAGTTTCTAAGTCTAGTCACTGTGCCCTGCCACATCATACAGAGCACTAAGGACTTGGCTGTGCCGGTCGTTGTTGCGGAATATATGCAACAGAATCTCGGTGGGAAGTCCATCGTCGAGGTCATGCCCACCGAGGGACATTTGCCGCAGTTGAGCTCACCGGATATTGTCATTCCAGTGCTGCTCAACCATATCCGGCACAATATATCAAGTTAA